The genomic segment AAACAGAGTATTCAATGCCGCGGATATTTTCGGAAAGGTTTCGCAAAGAGCGCAGGATCATTTTGTGGAATTTATTTTGTAGCCAGTCTTTAACAAATTCATTTGGAACACCAACAACCACAATTCCGTCATCTTGTTTTATTATTGTTGTGTTTTTGAACCATGTACTAAAATTTGCCCGCGAAAGATCTGCCTCAAGCTCAAAAAGTGTCTTCTCCCAGAGTTGTGAATTTTCAATAGTAGAAACGGGGTTTTGCATGTCGTTATTATATTACTCTCAAAAGAAAATACGAAAGTTGGTTTGTGGAGTGTTTGGTTAATAGGCTGTGGATAAGCTGTGTATACCAAATCATTTTGTTATTGTTTTAGCTAATTGGTACCACTATTCTATATAGTTCTCAAAGAAAAGCCACTAGATTTTTTTATAGAATAGTGTATAGTGTCTCATTATGTCTCAAACGTATCAGCCTAAGAAGAAAAAAAGGGCAAAAACACACGGTTTTCTTGTCCGATCGTCCTCAAAAAACGGGAAAAACATTCTTAAAAAACGCCGCCAAAAAGGGCGAAAACGTCTTAGCACGGTCTAGAGCCATGCCCTTTGGGCACTCTCTTTTATGCTTGCTCGAAAAAAC from the Candidatus Paceibacterota bacterium genome contains:
- the rpmH gene encoding 50S ribosomal protein L34, giving the protein MSQTYQPKKKKRAKTHGFLVRSSSKNGKNILKKRRQKGRKRLSTV